In Trifolium pratense cultivar HEN17-A07 linkage group LG7, ARS_RC_1.1, whole genome shotgun sequence, a genomic segment contains:
- the LOC123894137 gene encoding NDR1/HIN1-like protein 6, with protein sequence MTDRVYPAAKPTTNGNGNGNGNGVSAANPSFPATKAQRYGATRPTYRPQPYHRRSRRRCCCTFFFWLFLIILILLFIVGVIGTAFYLIYRPHRPSFTVTSLKLSYFNLTSSSTLNSKFNIDITAKNPNKDIIFVYQPTTISILSGDIDVGDGTIPSFNHGKKNTTLLKASILSNGESLETDSASELKKNMKSKNGLPLKVKLDTKVKAKMGKLKTPNVGIRVSCDGIRVHLPVGKKPATASTSNVKCNVDVRFKIWKWTV encoded by the coding sequence atgACAGATCGTGTCTACCCTGCCGCCAAACCCACCACCAACGGCAACGGTAACGGTAACGGTAATGGTGTCTCCGCCGCCAACCCATCTTTTCCAGCCACAAAAGCTCAACGCTACGGTGCAACCCGTCCTACTTACCGTCCTCAACCTTATCACCGCCGTAGCCGTCGCCGTTGCTGTTGCACTTTCTTTTTCTGGCTTTTTCTAATCATCCTCATCCTCCTCTTCATCGTCGGTGTCATCGGCACCGCTTTCTACCTAATCTACCGTCCCCACCGTCCTTCTTTCACCGTCACATCTCTCAAACTTTCATATTTCAATCTCACTTCTTCTTCAACTCTCAACTCAAAATTCAACATCGACATCACAGCAAAAAACCCAAACAAAGACATAATCTTTGTTTACCAACCAACCACCATTTCAATTCTCTCCGGCGATATCGATGTCGGCGACGGAACAATACCTTCTTTCAACCATGGGAAAAAGAACACTACTCTTTTAAAAGCTTCGATTTTGAGCAACGGAGAATCACTAGAAACTGATTCTGCTTCAGAGCTGAAGAAGAACATGAAGAGCAAAAATGGGTTACCGTTGAAAGTGAAATTGGATACGAAAGTGAAAGCGAAAATGGGAAAATTGAAAACACCTAACGTTGGAATTAGAGTTTCTTGCGACGGAATTAGAGTTCATTTACCCGTCGGTAAAAAACCAGCGACGGCGTCAACTTCTAACGTTAAGTGTAACGTTGATGTGAGGTTTAAGATCTGGAAATGGACTGTTTAA